The genomic stretch ACTCAAAACTTTACCCTTTAAATTGCTAAATTTAACTTGAAAATACTAAACTTTAACCCAAAATAATAAAACTTTAACTTGAATTTTTCAAAATTACAAAACTTTAACCCAAAATGGTAAAACTTTAATTTTTTGTAATTTTTACATAAAAGTGTTAACTTTAAAATCCCAAACTTTATAATTTTGGAAAATTATCAATACTTTTTTAATTTATTCTTTATTTTCAAAATAATCTTTATATACTTATATATTATGTATAAGTCTGTAAAAGAACAACAAGAAAAAGGAATAGATCATACATGCAGAATACTTATTCTTACCGAAACAATATTTGAAATAAATTTAATATTAGAAAATTATTCTCAAAAAACTCTACTCAAAAAGTATAACGAAAATCTCAAAAACAAAAATCTACCTCCTAGTAATATATCAACAATGAAAAAATACTTAAATCAATTAGAAAAAGAAATAAAAATCATAGCAAAATTCTATTTTAAAAACGATCAATCTCTAATTTATTATAAACTTAATTATACCCTAGAAAAAATTTGGTTAAAACTAATAGAATTATTCTACAAAGAATTAAAACAATTTATACAAAAGAACACTACTACTTAATTGTAAATACATTATAAAATAATCTTATTCAAAACTTTAGAAATATATTGTTTTACGCTAAAAAAATTTAAAAAATACTGTGCCATATTTGTAATATAAATTTAATATAATAGGGGGCTAATTCATTATGGATGGAGTAATTAACGATACATTGGTCGCAAGAATGAAAAAGCAAATTAAATTTAATAAGAATAAGTTAATCATTCTTGTCAAAACACTAGATCATATGAATAAAGAATTACTTTATAGTGCAAATAAAACTTACAATTATGTCTTAATACAAAACAATTTTAATGAGGCTCTAGCTAAAACTTATCAACTTAGGGTTAATTATAAAACCCTATTAGAATATCTTGAAATATTAGAAAAAAATCCAAAAGTAATCTTAAAACGTCCCACAAATAAAGAAAATGAAAGCTTTATAGGCCTTTATACACTCCTTTACCCTTTAGAAGATTGTTGCACTAAAATTTATAATTCTCATCCTAATATTTAAGCTAATATAATCCAGAAAATTATTTTTGCGAAATAGCATAATGCTTTAGAGTATTAAAGGCCTAATAAAGAACAATTAAAACTAAAAAATATATAAATAAACCGTAAATTAGGAAAATTAATGTTACACCAAATGAATAGGGCTTAAAACAATTTCCTTTAAAGAAATTTCTCTAAGCCCTACTTCATTGCTTATTATTACGTCAATTCGAGCATAAAGCCGAACTAATTTATAGTATACCAAAATTAAACTATAGTCAAGTTATATTTTTAATAAAAGAAAAGAAAACTATAATTTCTAAAATTTTAAATAATATAACTAAATTTGCTATAAAAGTATTTACTTTTATAGCAAATTTAGTTATATTTAAATTGCTTATTTCATTCGTTAAGGAGAGTTTGCCAATGCATAAAATCAAAACAACAAATAACAACCCTAGAAATTGTTATAATAAAGTTCAATACAAATTGATAGTTCTTATTTCAACAATATGCTATCTAAACAAAACACATAAGAAATATACACAAAAAACCATACTCTATTACTTTAATGAAAATCTAAGAAAAAACGGTCAAACTATTTCTACGCTAAGAACTATGCAAAAGTATATTTATAGACTACAAAAAGAAATAAAAGTCACAACAAACTACTATCAACATATGGGGGTAAATTCGGGTACGGAAATTTATTACAAGCTTAATTATCCTAAAAAAGATTGTTATCATAAAATAAACCAGCACTTTAAAGAAAAAAAAGAAACAAGATTTCAAAATAGAGTTACTAACTATTTCAACAAAAATTCTGATTCAAAAATGGGTAGTGTACAGTGTGAATCATGTAATAGTAATAAAAATAATATAAAAGAAGAAAGAAAGATTAATGAAATAGAAAAGTATCAAGTAATAAATTATTTCAATAAATGCAACTTTTCATGTAAAGAAATTCTTTCAATTTTATTAAATTTAAATGTTGATAAAGATACTATGATCAAAATAATTAAAACCATAAAAAGAACTGATATTAAAGCAAAAAATAAAAATATTTACTTTCCTAAATCTTGCAGTAAAGAAAAACAAGAAAAATTAAAGAAAATTCTATGCAACACTCAAAAAGAATTAGAAAAAAGTGGATACAATTCAGAACAATTAGAAACAAATTTTCAAAAAATATACGAAAATTACAAATATAAACCCCACTTTATTATTGAAAATCATAAATATAGCGATCTAAGTTACATAAAGCGTAAATTAGAAAAGTCAATTGAAAGAAAAAAAGAAAATTCTAAACAAGATTATAAAAATTTGAGAACAAATATTTTTAATATTCTTATTGAACAACTAAAAAAAGAAACAAATATTGAAATTCTAAAGCCTATTATAAAAGAATATTTGAATAACCAAAAAAAAATAGAATACAAAAAAGTATTTAGAATATATTATTCCGAATTATTGGAAATAATAAATGGAAAACATTATTCAAATTTGAAGAAATTTAGAAAAAAATCTGTAGGATAAAAATTATCATGCTTAAAACATGAAATAGCCGAATTTAGAACAATAGACATATATACTTTATAGTAAAAAGTATCATAAATAAGAATACTTTATAAAATGGATATTAGAAAACTCAAAATAACAACAATATATTGATATTAAAAAGTATTAAGAGAATAAAGCTTGAAACTTTACATAATTAATTTAAAATACAAAAACTATAAATTTTAAAATATAAAGATAAAACTAGGTGAAGATAGATGAATAAAAAACCAAATATTTTAACAATAGCAAGTTTGAAAGGCGGTGTTGGAAAAAGTACGTTAACAATTCTTTTTTCGTACCTCCTTAAAGATTTGGGTAAAAAAATTTTAATCGTTGATATGGACCCTCAAAATTCTATAACGTCTTATTTTTCCAATTATGTTCATAACGTTGAAATATATAATACATATAGTATGTTGAAAGGGGGAGTTTCTTTTAATAATTGTGTTGGCAAAATTAATGATCATATTTTTATTATCCCCGCACACCCTATTTTAGAAAATTTTAATTTGGAGCCTATAGATTATAAAGAAATTGTTTTAGAGCTTAGGATTGAACAAAATATTTCGGCCTATGAATTTGATTATATTTTGCTTGATACTCCTCCTCATAGAGATTTTTTGGTTAAAAATGCCTTAAATATTACAGACCATATTATAATACCAGTTCAAGTTGAAAGGTGGTCAATAGAAAGTTTTACTATTTTAATGAATATGATTGAAAATTTTCAAATTATTAAAAAAAAAATATACACTACCTCCATAGTGGAAAATCAATTTATCAAAAATAGAAACACACTAAAAGATATAGAAAGGCTATTGTATGAAAAATATGGTAGTTATGTCAAGGGCAAGATTCATTTTTCAAATGGCATAAAAGTTTTTATAAATGAACTTATAGAGCCCTCTTCTGAAGAAAGCTATTATAAAGAGGCAAAAAAAACTTTACACAATATCCTCGGGTACATAAATCATAAAAATAAATATTTCATAAAGAATAAGTAAAAGTGGTTTAGTTTACTGGAGTGTATAAATCATATAAATAAATATTTCATAAATAATAAGTAAAAGTGGTTTAGTTTTGGAGTGTATAAATCATAAAAATAAATATTTTATAAAGAATTAGTAAAAGTGGTTTAGTTTTGGAGTGTATAAATCATATAAATAAATATTTTATAAAGAATAAGTAAAAGTGGTTTAGTTTACTGGAGTGTATAAATCATAAAAATAAATATTTTATAAAGAATAAGTAAAAGTGGTTTAGTTTAGTGGACTACATAAATCATATAAATAGATATTTTATAAAGAATAAGTAAAAGTGGTTTAGTTTACTGGAGTGTATAAATCATAAAAATAAATATTTTATAAAGAATAAGTAAAAGTGGTTTAGTTTAGTGGACTACATAAATCATATAAATAAATATTTTATAAAGAATAAGTAAAAGTGGTTTAGTTTTGGAGTGTATAAATCATAAAAATAAATATTTTATAAAGAATAAGTAAAAGTGGTTTAGTTTTGGAGTGTATAAATCATATAAATAAATATTTTATAAAGAATAAGTAAAAGTGGTTTAGTTTTGGAGTGTATAAATCATAAAAATAAATATTTTATAAAGAATAAGTAAAAGTGGTTTAGTTTACTGGACTACATAAATCATAAAAATAAATATTTTATAAAGAATAAGTAAAAGTGGTTTAGTTTACTGGAGTGTATAAATCATAAAAATAAATATTTTATAAAGAATAAGTAAAAGTGGTTTAGTTTTGGAGTGTATAAATCATAAAAATAAATATTTTATAAAGAATAAGTAAAAGTGGTTTAGTTTACTGGAGTGTATAAATCATAAAAATAAATATTTTATAAAGAATAAGTAAAAGTGGTTTAGTTTAGTGGACTACATAAATCATAAAAATAAATATTTTATAAAGAATAAGTAAAAGTGGTTTAGTTTACTGGACTACATAAATCATATAAATAAATATTTTATAAAGAATAAGTAAAAGTGGTTTAGTTTACTGGAGTGTATAAATCATAAAAATAAATATTTTATAAAGAATAAGTAAAAGTGGTTTAGTTTACTGGAGTGTATAAATCATAAAAATAAATATTTTATAAAGAATAAGTAAAAGTGGTTTAGTTTACTGGAGTGTATAAATCATAAAAATAAATATTTTATAAAGAATAAGTAAAAGTGGTTTAGTTTTGGAGTGTATAAATCATAAAAATAAATATTTTATAAAGAATAAGTAAAAGTGGTTTAGTTTACTGGAGTGTATAAATCATAAAAATAAATATTTCATAAATAATAAGTAAAAGTGGTTTAGTTTAGTGGACTACATAAATCATATAAATAGATATTTTATAAATAATAAGTAAAAGTGGTTTAGTTTACTGGACTACATAAATCATAAAAATAAATATTTCATAAAGAATAAGTAAAAGTGGTTTAGTTTACTGGACTACATAAATCATAAAAATAAATATTTCATAAAGAATAAGTAAAAGTGGTTTAGTTTAGTGGACTACATAAATCATATAAATAAATATTTTATAAAGAATAAGTAAAAGTGGTTTAGTTTAGTGGAGTGTATAAATCATATAAATAAATATTTTATAAAGAATAAGTAAAAGTGGTTTAGTTTTGGAGTGTATAAATCATAAAAATAAATATTTTATAAAGAATAAGTAAAAGTGGTTTAGTTTACTGGAGTGTATAAATCATAAAAATAAATATTTCATAAATAATAAGTAAAAGTGGTTTAGTTTTGGAGTGTATAAATCATAAAAATAAATATTTTATAAAGAATAAGTAAAAGTGGTTTAGTTTACTGGAGTGTATAAATCATAAAAATAAATATTTTATAAAGAATAAGTAAAAGTGGTTTAGTTTTGGAGTGTATAAATCATAAAAATAAATATTTTATAAAGAATAAGTAAAAGTGGTTTAGTTTACTGGAGTGTATAAATCATAAAAATAAATATTTCATAAATAATAAGTAAAAGTGGTTTAGTTTAGTGGACTACATAAATCATATAAATAGATATTTTATAAATAATAAGTAAAAGTGGTTTAGTTTACTGGACTACATAAATCATAAAAATAAATATTTCATAAAGAATAAGTAAAAGTGGTTTAGTTTACTGGACTACATAAATCATAAAAATAAATATTTCATAAAGAATAAGTAAAAGTGGTTTAGTTTAGTGGACTACATAAATCATATAAATAAATATTTTATAAAGAATAAGTAAAAGTGGTTTAGTTTAGTGGAGTGTATAAATCATATAAATAAATATTTTATAAAGAATAAGTAAAAGTGGTTTAGTTTTGGAGTGTATAAATCATAAAAATAAATATTTTATAAAGAATAAGTAAAAGTGGTTTAGTTTACTGGAGTGTATAAATCATAAAAATAAATATTTCATAAATAATAAGTAAAAGTGGTTTAGTTTTGGAGTGTATAAATCATAAAAATAAATATTTTATAAAGAATAAGTAAAAGTGGTTTAGTTTTGGAGTGTATAAATCATATAAATAAATATTTTATAAATAATAAGTAAAAGTGGTTTAGTTTACTGGAGTGTATAAATCATATAAATAAATATTTTATAAAGAATAAGTAAAAGTGGTTTAGTTTAGTGGAGTGTATAAATCATAAAAATAAATATTTTATAAAGAATAAGTAAAAGTGGTTTAGTTTTGGAGTGTATAAATCATATAAATAAATATTTTATAAAGAATAAGTAAAAGTGGTTTAGTTTTGGAGTGTATAAATCATATAAATAAATATTTTATAAAGAATAAGTAAAAGTGGTTTAGTTTACTGGAGTGTATAAATCATAAAAATAAATATTTTATAAAGAATAAGTAAAAGTGGTTTAGTTTAGTGGACTACATAAATCATATAAATAGATATTTTATAAAGAATAAGTAAAAGTGGTTTAGTTTAGTGGACTACATAAATCATATAAATAGATATTTTATAAATAATAAGTAAAAGTGGTTTAGTTTTGGAGTGTATAAATCATAAAAATAAATATTTTATAAAGAATAAGTAAAAGTGGTTTAGTTTTGGAGTGTATAAATCATAAAAATAAATATTTTATAAAGAATAAGTAAAAGTGGTTTAGTTTTGGAGTGTATAAATCATATAAATAAATATTTTATAAAGAATAAGTAAAAGTGGTTTAGTTTAGTGGAGTGTATAAATCATAAAAATAAATATTTTATAAAGAATAAGTAAAAGTGGTTTAGTTTAGTGGACTACATAAATCATAAAAATAAATATTTTATAAAGAATAAGTAAAAGTGGTTTAGTTTACTGGACTACATAAATCATATAAATAAATATTTTATAAAGAATAAGTAAAAGTGGTTTAGTTTACTGGAGTGTATAAATCATAAAAATAAATATTTTATAAAGAATAAGTAAAAGTGGTTTAGTTTACTGGAGTGTATAAATCATAAAAATAAATATTTTATAAAGAATAAGTAAAAGTGGTTTAGTTTACTGGAGTGTATAAATCATAAAAATAAATATTTCATAAAGAATAAGTAAAAGTGGTTTAGTTTTGGAGTGTATAAATCATATAAATAAATATTTTATAAAGAATAAGTAAAAGTGGTTTAGTTTTGGAGTGTATAAATCATATAAATAAATATTTTATAAAGAATAAGTAAAAGTGGTTTAGTTTAGTGGACTACATAAATCATAAAAATAAATATTTTATAAAGAATTAGTAAAAGTGGTTTAGTTTACTGGAGTGTATAAATCATAAAAATAAATATTTCATAAAGAATAAGTAAAAGTGGTTTAGTTTACTGGAGTGTATAAATCATAAAAATAAATATTTCATAAAGAATAAGTAAAAGTGGTTTAGTTTACTGGACTACATAAATCATATAAATAAATATTTTATAAAGAATAAGTAAAAGTGGTTTAGTTTTGGAGTGTATAAATCATAAAAATAAATATTTTATAAAGAATAAGTAAAAGTGGTTTAGTTTACTGGAGTGTATAAATCATAAAAATAAATATTTTATAAAGAATAAGTAAAAGTGGTTTAGTTTACTGGACTACATAAATCATAAAAATAAATATTTTATAAAGAATAAGTAAAAGTGGTTTAGTTTACTGGACTACATAAATCATATAAATAAATATTTTATAAAGAATAAGTAAAAGTGGTTTAGTTTAGTGGACTACATAAATCATAAAAATAAATATTTTATAAAGAATAAGTAAAAGTGGTTTAGTTTTGGAGTGTATAAATCATAAAAATAAATATTTTATAAAGAATAAGTAAAAGTGGTTTAGTTTAGTGGACTACATAAATCATAAAAATAAATATTTTATAAAGAATAAGTAAAAGTGGTTTAGTTTTGGAGTGTATAAATCATATAAATAAATATTTTATAAAGAATAAGTAAAAGTGGTTTAGTTTTGGAGTGTATAAATCATAAAAATAAATATTTTATAAAGAATAAGTAAAAGTGGTTTAGTTTTGGAGTGTATAAATCATATAAATAAATATTTTATAAAGAATAAGTAAAAGTGGTTTAGTTTAGTGGAGTGTATAAATCATAAAAATAAATATTTTATAAAGAATAAGTAAAAGTGGTTTAGTTTACTGGAGTGTATAAATCATATAAATAAATATTTTATAAAGAATAAGTAAAAGTGGTTTAGTTTTGGAGTGTATAAATCATAAAAATAAATATTTTATAAAGAATAAGTAAAAGTGGTTTAGTTTACTGGAGTGTATAAATCATAAAAATAAATATTTCATAAATAATAAGTAAAAGTGGTTTAGTTTAGTGGACTACATAAATCATAAAAATAAATATTTTATAAAGAATAAGTAAAAGTGGTTTAGTTTTGGAGTGTATAAATCATAAAAATAAATATTTTATAAAGAATAAGTAAAAGTGGTTTAGTTTACTGGAGTGTATAAATCATAAAAATAAATATTTTATAAAGAATAAGTAAAAGTGGTTTAGTTTAGTGGACTACATAAATCATAAAAATAAATATTTTATAAAGAATAAGTAAAAGTGGTTTAGTTTACTGGACTACATAAATCATATAAATAAATATTTTATAAAGAATAAGTAAAAGTGGTTTAGTTTACTGGAGTGTATAAATCATAAAAATAAATATTTTATAAAGAATAAGTAAAAGTGGTTTAGTTTACTGGAGTGTATAAATCATAAAAATAAATATTTTATAAAGAATAAGTAAAAGTGGTTTAGTTTACTGGAGTGTATAAATCATAAAAATAAATATTTTATAAAGAATAAGTAAAAGTGGTTTAGTTTTGGAGTGTATAAATCATAAAAATAAATATTTTATAAAGAATAAGTAAAAGTGGTTTAGTTTACTGGACTACATAAATCATAAAAATAAATATTTTATAAAGAATAAGTAAAAGTGGTTTAGTTTTGGAGTGTATAAATCATAAAAATAAATATTTTATAAAGAATAAGTAAAAGTGGTTTAGTTTACTGGAGTGTATAAATCATAAAAATAAATATTTTATAAAGAATAAGTAAAAGTGGTTTAGTTTACTGGAGTGTATAAATCATAAAAATAAATATTTTATAAAGAATAAGTAAAAGTGGTTTAGTTTACTGGACTACATAAATCATAAAAATAGATATTTTATAAAGAATAAGTAAAAGTGGTTTAGTTTTGGAGTGTATAAATCATATAAATAAATATTTTATAAAGAATAAGTAAAAGTGGTTTAGTTTTGGAGTGTATAAATCATATAAATAAATATTTTATAAAGAATAAGTAAAAGTGGTTTAGTTTACTGGAGTGTATAAATCATAAAAATAAATATTTTATAAAGAATAAGTAAAAGTGGTTTAGTTTAGTGGAGTGTATAAATCATAAAAATAAATATTTCATAAAGAATAAGTAAAAGTGGTTTAGTTTACTGGAGTGTATAAATCATATAAATAAATATTTTATAAAGAATAAGTAAAAGTGGTTTAGTTTTGGAGTGTATAAATCATAAAAATAAATATTTTATAAAGAATAAGTAAAAGTGGTTTAGTTTACTGGAGTGTATAAATCATAAAAATAAATATTTTATAAAGAATAAGTAAAAGTGGTTTAGTTTACTGGAGTGTATAAATCATAAAAATAAATATTTTATAAAGAATAAGTAAAAGTGGTTTAGTTTACTGGAGTGTATAAATCATAAAAATAAATATTTTATAAAGAATAAGTAAAAGTGGTGTAGTTTTGGAGTGTATAAATCATAAAAATAAATATTTTATAAAGAATAAGTAAAAGTGGTTTAGTTTACTGGAGTGTATAAATCATAAAAATAAATATTTTATAAAGAATAAGTAAAAGTGGTTTAGTTTTGGAGTGTATAAATCATATAAATAAATATTTTATAAAGAATAAGTAAAAGTGGTTTAGTTTAGTGGAGTGTATAAATCATAAAAATAAATATTTTATAAAGAAT from Borreliella burgdorferi B31 encodes the following:
- a CDS encoding plasmid maintenance protein: MYKSVKEQQEKGIDHTCRILILTETIFEINLILENYSQKTLLKKYNENLKNKNLPPSNISTMKKYLNQLEKEIKIIAKFYFKNDQSLIYYKLNYTLEKIWLKLIELFYKELKQFIQKNTTT
- a CDS encoding plasmid maintenance protein, which gives rise to MDGVINDTLVARMKKQIKFNKNKLIILVKTLDHMNKELLYSANKTYNYVLIQNNFNEALAKTYQLRVNYKTLLEYLEILEKNPKVILKRPTNKENESFIGLYTLLYPLEDCCTKIYNSHPNI
- a CDS encoding plasmid maintenance protein, with product MHKIKTTNNNPRNCYNKVQYKLIVLISTICYLNKTHKKYTQKTILYYFNENLRKNGQTISTLRTMQKYIYRLQKEIKVTTNYYQHMGVNSGTEIYYKLNYPKKDCYHKINQHFKEKKETRFQNRVTNYFNKNSDSKMGSVQCESCNSNKNNIKEERKINEIEKYQVINYFNKCNFSCKEILSILLNLNVDKDTMIKIIKTIKRTDIKAKNKNIYFPKSCSKEKQEKLKKILCNTQKELEKSGYNSEQLETNFQKIYENYKYKPHFIIENHKYSDLSYIKRKLEKSIERKKENSKQDYKNLRTNIFNILIEQLKKETNIEILKPIIKEYLNNQKKIEYKKVFRIYYSELLEIINGKHYSNLKKFRKKSVG
- a CDS encoding ParA family protein, with translation MNKKPNILTIASLKGGVGKSTLTILFSYLLKDLGKKILIVDMDPQNSITSYFSNYVHNVEIYNTYSMLKGGVSFNNCVGKINDHIFIIPAHPILENFNLEPIDYKEIVLELRIEQNISAYEFDYILLDTPPHRDFLVKNALNITDHIIIPVQVERWSIESFTILMNMIENFQIIKKKIYTTSIVENQFIKNRNTLKDIERLLYEKYGSYVKGKIHFSNGIKVFINELIEPSSEESYYKEAKKTLHNILGYINHKNKYFIKNK